In Holophagales bacterium, one DNA window encodes the following:
- a CDS encoding M2 family metallopeptidase, which yields MTHRFLTATTIAAAVALCCAGAPVQGDTPVAPDPQTEFRAFLAGFEGKLIPLSRDTALAGFESSVSGKEEDYARSAALQLELRKLYADPATFARLKAWRDGAGIEDPLLARQLEILYLGFLGNQLPEATLAELVKRQTAIEQTFNTFRATVDGKPASDNDLNTILRESTDPARLETAWKASKEVGAQVAPAIVELVKLRNQAAKALGFRNFQVMQLALSEQDPAAIEKLFDELDVLTAQEFAAAKQEIDTFLAKRLGIAREALRPWHYQDRFFQTGPAIYPVDLDGIFAGKDLVDLARRYFAGIGLPIDDILARSDLFEKPGKYQHAFSTDIDRAGDVRILCSLKPTAEWMDTLLHEAGHGVYSKFNDPALPWLLRDAAHTFTTEAMANLFGRMASNPAWMQEMVGISAAERAKVAAAVSASQRLEQLTFSRWSQVMFRFEKAMYENPEQDLDSLWWDLVERYQLLTRPAGRKAPDWAAKIHVALYPAYYHNYLLGQLLASQLAHTIGRDVLKVADVYGQSFVGRPEVGAYLQERVFKPGMTLPWNDMIEKATGEKLTAKYYAEQFVRR from the coding sequence ATGACCCACCGATTCCTGACCGCCACGACGATCGCCGCGGCCGTCGCGCTCTGCTGTGCGGGCGCGCCGGTGCAGGGGGACACCCCCGTGGCTCCTGATCCGCAGACCGAGTTCCGTGCCTTCCTCGCCGGGTTCGAGGGGAAGCTCATTCCGCTCAGCCGCGACACCGCCCTCGCCGGCTTCGAGTCTTCGGTGAGCGGCAAGGAGGAGGACTACGCGCGCTCCGCGGCGCTGCAGCTCGAGCTGCGCAAGCTCTACGCCGATCCGGCGACCTTCGCGCGGCTCAAGGCCTGGCGCGACGGGGCGGGGATCGAGGATCCGCTCCTCGCACGCCAGCTCGAGATCCTCTACCTGGGCTTTCTCGGCAACCAGCTCCCGGAGGCGACGCTCGCCGAGTTGGTGAAGCGCCAGACGGCGATCGAGCAGACCTTCAACACCTTCCGCGCCACCGTCGACGGCAAGCCGGCGAGCGACAACGACCTCAACACCATCCTGCGCGAGTCGACCGACCCGGCCCGGCTCGAGACGGCCTGGAAGGCGAGCAAGGAGGTCGGCGCCCAGGTCGCGCCCGCCATCGTCGAGCTGGTGAAGCTGCGCAACCAGGCGGCGAAGGCCCTCGGCTTCCGCAACTTCCAGGTCATGCAGCTCGCGCTCTCCGAGCAGGATCCGGCGGCGATCGAGAAGCTCTTCGACGAGCTCGACGTGCTGACCGCCCAGGAGTTCGCGGCGGCCAAGCAGGAGATCGACACCTTCCTCGCCAAGCGCCTGGGGATCGCCCGCGAAGCGCTCCGTCCCTGGCACTACCAGGACCGCTTCTTCCAGACCGGGCCGGCGATCTACCCGGTCGACCTCGACGGCATCTTCGCGGGCAAGGACCTCGTCGACCTCGCGCGGCGCTACTTCGCCGGGATCGGCCTGCCGATCGACGACATCCTCGCCCGCAGCGACCTCTTCGAGAAGCCGGGCAAGTACCAGCACGCCTTCTCGACCGACATCGACCGCGCCGGCGACGTGCGCATCCTCTGCAGCCTGAAGCCGACCGCCGAGTGGATGGACACGCTGCTCCACGAGGCCGGTCACGGCGTCTACTCGAAGTTCAACGACCCGGCGCTGCCCTGGCTGCTGCGCGACGCCGCCCACACCTTCACCACCGAGGCGATGGCCAATCTGTTCGGCCGCATGGCGTCCAACCCGGCCTGGATGCAGGAGATGGTCGGCATCTCGGCCGCCGAGCGCGCGAAGGTCGCCGCCGCGGTCAGCGCCTCGCAGCGGCTCGAGCAGCTCACCTTCAGCCGCTGGTCGCAGGTGATGTTCCGCTTCGAGAAGGCGATGTACGAGAACCCCGAGCAGGACCTCGACAGCCTCTGGTGGGACCTCGTCGAGCGCTACCAGCTGCTGACGCGCCCGGCCGGGCGCAAGGCGCCGGACTGGGCCGCCAAGATCCACGTCGCCCTCTATCCGGCCTACTACCACAACTACCTGCTCGGCCAGCTCCTCGCCTCGCAGCTCGCGCACACCATCGGCCGCGACGTGCTCAAGGTCGCCGACGTCTACGGTCAGAGCTTCGTCGGCCGCCCCGAGGTCGGCGCCTACCTGCAGGAGAGAGTCTTCAAGCCCGGCATGACGCTGCCGTGGAACGACATGATCGAGAAAGCGACCGGCGAGAAGCTGACGGCGAAGTACTACGCCGAGCAGTTCGTGCGGCGCTGA
- a CDS encoding DUF86 domain-containing protein — translation MTLCGSAPRPLARRARVAEATDPSEETRSRRPEVPWRRIAGRRDILIHDDMGVDLDAVWTVSPEPMGNLRIAVEELLGDR, via the coding sequence GTGACCCTCTGTGGGTCCGCACCCCGCCCGCTCGCGCGGCGCGCGCGCGTCGCGGAGGCGACCGACCCTTCCGAGGAGACGCGAAGCCGGCGGCCCGAGGTCCCTTGGAGGCGAATCGCCGGGCGGCGCGACATTCTGATCCACGACGACATGGGCGTGGACCTCGATGCGGTGTGGACGGTCTCGCCGGAGCCCATGGGCAACTTGCGAATCGCCGTCGAGGAGCTGTTGGGCGATCGTTGA
- a CDS encoding UbiA family prenyltransferase, whose product MNGHGAPHQLKVVLEMIKFEHTLFALPFALMGMMLAAEGWPAWRTVGWIVAAMVGARSAAMGWNRLVDREIDAANPRTATRALPAGLVTPRFVALFVVASVALLLVAAWRLNPLCLALAPVALLVLLGYSYTKRFTALAHLVLGLALAGAPLGAWIAVRGEVATAPFVLAGAVLLWVGGFDVLYALQDLEFDRRAGLHSIPARLGVVGSLAVSGALHLATLGLLAALPFVYPPGLGVAYWVGVAGCAGLLAYQHAIVRPGDLSRLNAAFFTANGLLSAGLFVATAIDLLGRR is encoded by the coding sequence ATGAACGGCCACGGCGCCCCCCACCAGCTCAAGGTCGTCCTCGAGATGATCAAGTTCGAGCACACGCTCTTTGCGCTGCCGTTCGCGCTGATGGGGATGATGCTCGCCGCGGAGGGGTGGCCGGCGTGGCGGACGGTCGGCTGGATCGTCGCCGCGATGGTCGGGGCGCGGAGCGCGGCGATGGGGTGGAACCGGCTGGTTGACCGCGAGATCGACGCGGCGAACCCGCGCACGGCGACGCGGGCGTTGCCCGCAGGGCTGGTGACGCCGCGCTTCGTGGCGCTCTTCGTCGTCGCGTCGGTGGCGCTGCTGCTCGTCGCCGCCTGGCGGCTCAATCCGCTCTGCCTGGCGCTCGCGCCGGTGGCGCTCCTCGTCCTGCTCGGCTACTCCTACACCAAGCGCTTCACCGCGCTCGCCCACCTCGTGCTCGGCCTGGCCCTCGCCGGGGCGCCGCTCGGGGCATGGATCGCCGTGCGCGGCGAGGTCGCCACGGCGCCGTTCGTCCTCGCCGGAGCGGTGCTCCTCTGGGTCGGCGGCTTCGACGTGCTCTATGCGCTCCAGGACCTCGAGTTCGACCGCCGAGCGGGACTGCATTCGATCCCGGCACGCCTCGGCGTCGTCGGCTCGCTCGCGGTCTCCGGCGCCCTGCACCTGGCGACCCTCGGTCTGCTCGCCGCCCTGCCGTTCGTCTATCCGCCCGGCCTCGGCGTCGCCTACTGGGTCGGCGTCGCGGGGTGCGCCGGACTTCTCGCCTACCAGCACGCCATCGTGCGGCCCGGCGACCTTTCGCGGCTGAACGCGGCGTTCTTCACCGCCAACGGCCTGCTCTCGGCCGGGCTCTTCGTCGCCACGGCGATCGACCTGCTCGGTCGCCGCTGA
- a CDS encoding sigma-70 family RNA polymerase sigma factor — protein MMPLTERLSDAAARALRSAAGADPELGREAPASVARRRSRPPDAGSSSVAASDAAATFDAFYAEVARPLWGYLRALAGDAATADDLLQESFLRLLTARGAPTDPPERRRYLFRIAAHLLADRGRRGRLAERHRTSAGQAPPPPAPTVAFDPDLERALAELSPRERQLLWLAHVEEASHPEIAALAGLRPGSVKVLLFRARRRLGALLRARGLAPKGDGP, from the coding sequence GTGATGCCCCTGACCGAGCGACTTTCCGACGCCGCGGCCCGAGCGCTGCGGTCTGCGGCTGGCGCAGACCCCGAGCTCGGGCGCGAGGCGCCCGCGTCCGTTGCGCGGAGACGGTCTCGTCCTCCGGACGCAGGATCCTCGTCCGTCGCGGCGAGCGATGCGGCGGCCACCTTCGACGCCTTCTACGCCGAAGTCGCTCGCCCGCTCTGGGGCTATCTGCGCGCCCTCGCGGGCGACGCGGCCACCGCCGACGACCTGCTCCAGGAGAGCTTCCTGCGACTGCTCACCGCGCGCGGCGCGCCGACCGATCCGCCCGAGCGCCGCCGTTACCTCTTCCGCATCGCCGCCCACCTCCTGGCGGACCGCGGACGTCGAGGCCGGCTCGCCGAGCGCCACCGGACGAGCGCAGGCCAGGCGCCGCCGCCCCCCGCGCCCACGGTGGCGTTCGATCCCGATCTCGAGCGCGCCCTGGCCGAGCTCTCGCCCCGCGAACGGCAGCTCCTCTGGCTCGCCCACGTCGAAGAGGCGAGTCACCCCGAGATCGCCGCCCTCGCCGGGCTGCGCCCGGGCAGCGTCAAGGTGTTGCTCTTCCGCGCCCGGCGCCGGCTGGGTGCGCTGCTCCGCGCTCGCGGCCTCGCTCCGAAGGGAGACGGACCATGA
- a CDS encoding TIGR03663 family protein, producing MSRRERWLWTLLALAVAASRLLGLGDRAFSHDESLHGFYSYQLATRGIYQHDPMMHGPLQFHLNALVFRLVGASDTTARLTAAVAGIGAVLLLLAFRPLLGRRGAFLAATLAALSPSLAFYSRYMRNESYVAFACLLWSLGAFRYLASRRRADLGWMVLGMGIAFAAKEVAFLFGATIGLFFLTLAVVRARRGGEPFVGGAAGNVALVNAVLVAPFFGALLHLPFGWSTVAFDDPAAPGRALVTSGSLALVALAVGLLLARGRSRGRPQDEGPAPGLSASTLTGLALGFWSALALLFTTLGSNAPRGLVSGFVGSLGYWLAQHGVQRGSQPVYYYLLLVVLYELLPLGAALLAVPQAWRRLGRRGGAAVPAADLPPTAPNDAGAFAMRRAWLAFLLWWSGAGLVLYSLAGERMPWLTVHIVLPWLLTGGWGLARAFAAWRERVVWRAALIGAVALAALATAAASARLLYRDADLATEMLVYAHGTPDLHRVADAIAARAATKGPGERVVVAHDGATSWPLLWYLRDTDHRYLTHEVAAADLAGVDLLLLSPDASRKAWPLVARDFEELELLQLWWPVEGYREPSRLATREGWQAAWSYWLTRRLPGVEVGPHWPLRQEMRLLVRRAGAARGPLPTLAVPVLPLEIWRDPATDRPRENGAAPVAVAADAAGRVLVGDLLTHELLRFDRALRPLAADAVKGGVSAAAIAPGEGGTAAVVDAETGLARLFDAAGRELARWGEAEGQQGARPTGLVRQGDGFALSDAAGSRICFLTARLEPRGACVPLEFAPEALAAGAADLLVADATGRRVVRLRDGRVTAAWPFPGWEGVPAVGRPGLAELGPFVLATDPGGHRLVVFTAAGEVVATLEPRDRDDNLLWKRPEGLAVDRTGGRLLLADRDGGKLYALPLPRLEAELASLASSTR from the coding sequence ATGAGCCGGCGCGAACGTTGGCTCTGGACGCTCCTCGCCCTGGCGGTGGCCGCGAGCCGGCTGCTCGGGCTCGGCGACCGGGCCTTCAGCCACGACGAGAGCCTGCACGGCTTCTACTCCTACCAGCTCGCCACGCGCGGCATCTACCAGCACGACCCGATGATGCACGGGCCGCTGCAGTTCCACCTCAACGCCCTGGTCTTCCGTCTCGTCGGGGCGAGCGACACCACCGCGCGGTTGACCGCCGCGGTGGCCGGCATCGGCGCCGTGCTCCTGCTCCTCGCCTTCCGACCGCTGCTCGGGCGGCGAGGCGCGTTCCTCGCCGCGACGCTCGCTGCGCTCTCGCCCTCGCTCGCTTTCTACAGCCGCTACATGCGCAACGAGTCGTACGTCGCCTTTGCCTGTCTGCTCTGGAGCCTCGGCGCGTTCCGCTATCTCGCGTCGCGGCGGCGAGCCGACCTCGGCTGGATGGTGCTCGGGATGGGGATCGCCTTCGCCGCCAAGGAGGTCGCCTTCCTTTTCGGCGCGACGATCGGCCTCTTCTTCCTCACCCTCGCCGTCGTGCGCGCACGGCGCGGCGGCGAGCCGTTCGTCGGCGGGGCGGCAGGCAACGTGGCGCTCGTCAACGCGGTGCTCGTCGCACCCTTCTTCGGCGCGCTCCTCCATCTCCCCTTCGGCTGGTCGACCGTGGCATTCGACGATCCCGCGGCACCGGGCCGGGCGCTCGTCACCAGCGGCAGCCTGGCACTCGTCGCGCTCGCCGTCGGGCTGCTCCTCGCCCGCGGGCGGAGCCGGGGTCGCCCCCAGGACGAGGGGCCGGCTCCGGGGCTCTCTGCCTCCACCCTGACGGGACTGGCGCTCGGCTTCTGGTCGGCCCTCGCGTTGCTCTTCACCACCCTGGGAAGCAACGCACCTCGCGGGTTGGTGAGCGGTTTCGTCGGCAGCCTCGGCTATTGGCTCGCCCAGCACGGCGTTCAGCGCGGCTCGCAACCGGTCTACTACTACCTGCTGCTGGTCGTCCTCTACGAGCTCCTGCCGCTCGGTGCGGCCCTGCTCGCCGTGCCCCAGGCGTGGCGGCGACTTGGCCGGCGCGGCGGCGCCGCGGTGCCCGCGGCCGACCTGCCGCCGACCGCGCCGAACGACGCGGGCGCCTTCGCGATGCGGCGCGCCTGGCTCGCCTTCCTGCTCTGGTGGAGCGGCGCCGGGCTCGTCCTCTACTCGCTGGCCGGAGAGCGCATGCCGTGGCTGACGGTGCACATCGTCCTGCCCTGGCTGCTCACCGGCGGCTGGGGACTGGCGCGCGCTTTCGCGGCGTGGCGAGAGCGGGTGGTGTGGCGTGCCGCCCTGATCGGCGCGGTCGCCCTCGCCGCGCTCGCCACGGCAGCCGCCAGTGCGCGCCTGCTCTATCGCGACGCCGATCTCGCCACCGAGATGCTGGTCTACGCCCACGGCACGCCGGACCTGCACCGGGTCGCCGACGCCATCGCCGCGCGTGCGGCGACCAAGGGGCCGGGAGAGCGCGTGGTCGTCGCCCACGACGGTGCGACGAGCTGGCCGCTGCTCTGGTACCTGCGCGACACCGACCACCGCTACCTGACCCACGAGGTTGCCGCGGCCGATCTCGCCGGCGTCGACCTGCTCCTCCTCTCTCCCGACGCGAGCCGCAAGGCCTGGCCGCTCGTCGCCCGCGACTTCGAGGAGCTCGAGCTGCTGCAACTCTGGTGGCCGGTCGAGGGCTACCGCGAGCCGTCGCGTCTCGCCACCCGCGAGGGCTGGCAAGCGGCCTGGAGCTACTGGCTCACCCGCCGCCTCCCCGGGGTCGAGGTCGGGCCACACTGGCCGCTGCGCCAGGAGATGCGCCTGCTCGTCCGCCGCGCCGGCGCCGCGCGCGGACCGCTACCGACGCTTGCCGTGCCCGTCCTGCCGCTCGAGATCTGGCGCGATCCGGCGACCGACCGGCCGCGCGAGAACGGAGCCGCTCCCGTTGCGGTGGCCGCGGATGCCGCCGGCCGCGTCCTGGTCGGCGACCTGCTGACCCACGAGCTGCTGCGCTTCGATCGGGCGCTCCGGCCGCTCGCGGCCGACGCGGTCAAGGGCGGAGTGAGCGCGGCGGCGATCGCTCCCGGGGAGGGCGGCACCGCCGCGGTCGTCGACGCCGAGACCGGGCTCGCTCGTCTCTTCGACGCCGCCGGGCGCGAGCTCGCCCGCTGGGGCGAGGCAGAGGGACAGCAGGGGGCGCGGCCGACCGGCCTGGTGCGGCAGGGCGACGGCTTCGCGCTGAGCGATGCGGCGGGATCGCGAATCTGCTTCCTGACGGCGCGTCTCGAGCCGCGCGGGGCGTGTGTGCCTCTCGAGTTCGCCCCGGAGGCGCTCGCCGCCGGAGCGGCGGACTTGCTCGTCGCCGACGCGACCGGGCGCCGGGTGGTCCGGCTGCGCGACGGTCGGGTCACGGCCGCTTGGCCGTTTCCCGGCTGGGAGGGCGTGCCGGCGGTCGGCCGGCCCGGGCTCGCCGAGCTCGGCCCGTTCGTCCTCGCCACCGACCCCGGCGGGCATCGCCTCGTCGTCTTCACTGCGGCCGGCGAGGTCGTCGCGACCCTCGAACCGCGTGATCGCGACGACAACCTGCTGTGGAAGCGACCGGAGGGTCTGGCGGTCGACCGCACCGGGGGCCGGCTCCTGCTCGCCGACCGCGATGGCGGCAAGCTCTATGCTCTGCCGCTGCCGCGGCTCGAGGCCGAGCTCGCGAGCCTCGCGTCGTCGACGAGATAG
- a CDS encoding FAD-dependent oxidoreductase, translating into MSSAGRILVLGAGPTGLGAAYRLAELGHRELLLCEARDEPGGLAASAVDAAGFTWDVGGHVQFSHYAYYDAVLDRALGDGWLHHERRAGVWLDGELVPYPLQHNLHLLAPAARDRALAGLEEAAASPPSHPPSSFDAWVLAHFGSGLADLFFVPYNEKVWGYPLGALGCSWVGERVALPDLAALRREIADPSRARIARADWGPNRTFRFPARGGTGAIWRGVAALLPAATLRFGARAARVELGRRRLVLASGERLDYDTLISTLPLDTLAALCDAPPAALAEAGARLLHSSVHVVGVGLCGRLPDRLARLGWMYFPGAESPYYRVTVFSNYSPAHVPPGGGHWSLMAEVCESPRRPVDVRALAERVVASLRRDGLVEPGHEVVSLWHRREEHGYPTPFLGRDAVVDPALDALASCGVYSRGRFGAWKYEVSNQDHSFMQGVELAERLLVGGEEPTLQDPAKVNRGVYLVDDARLASSASSRGSGRA; encoded by the coding sequence ATGAGCTCCGCGGGACGGATCCTCGTGCTCGGCGCCGGCCCGACCGGGCTCGGCGCGGCCTATCGCCTCGCCGAGCTCGGGCATCGCGAGCTGCTGCTCTGCGAGGCGCGCGACGAGCCCGGCGGCCTCGCGGCGAGCGCCGTCGACGCCGCGGGCTTCACCTGGGACGTCGGCGGTCACGTCCAGTTCAGTCACTACGCCTACTACGACGCCGTCCTCGACCGCGCGCTCGGCGACGGTTGGCTGCACCACGAGCGGCGCGCCGGCGTCTGGCTCGACGGCGAGCTGGTGCCCTACCCGCTGCAGCACAACCTCCATCTGCTCGCCCCCGCGGCGCGCGACCGCGCGCTCGCCGGGCTCGAGGAGGCGGCAGCGTCTCCTCCGTCCCACCCACCCTCGAGCTTCGACGCCTGGGTGCTCGCCCACTTCGGCTCGGGTCTCGCCGATCTCTTCTTCGTTCCCTACAACGAGAAGGTCTGGGGCTACCCGCTCGGTGCGCTCGGCTGCTCGTGGGTGGGTGAACGCGTCGCGCTGCCGGACCTGGCGGCCCTGCGACGCGAGATCGCGGATCCGAGCCGAGCCCGCATCGCCCGCGCCGACTGGGGGCCGAACCGGACCTTTCGCTTTCCGGCACGCGGCGGTACCGGGGCGATCTGGCGCGGCGTCGCCGCTCTCCTGCCGGCCGCCACCCTGCGCTTCGGAGCCCGGGCCGCTCGCGTCGAGCTGGGACGTCGACGGCTCGTCCTGGCAAGCGGCGAGCGACTCGACTACGACACCCTGATCTCGACGCTGCCGCTCGACACCCTCGCCGCCCTCTGCGACGCTCCGCCTGCGGCGCTGGCGGAGGCTGGCGCCCGGTTGCTCCACAGCAGTGTCCACGTCGTCGGCGTCGGCCTCTGCGGCCGCCTCCCCGATCGACTGGCCCGCCTCGGCTGGATGTACTTTCCCGGAGCGGAGAGTCCGTACTACCGCGTCACCGTCTTCTCGAACTACTCGCCGGCGCACGTGCCGCCAGGCGGCGGCCACTGGTCGCTGATGGCCGAGGTGTGCGAGAGCCCGCGACGCCCGGTCGACGTCCGCGCGCTCGCCGAGCGCGTCGTCGCGTCGCTGCGGCGCGACGGGCTCGTCGAGCCGGGCCACGAGGTGGTCAGTCTCTGGCACCGGCGCGAGGAGCACGGCTATCCGACGCCGTTTCTCGGCCGCGACGCCGTCGTCGACCCGGCGCTCGACGCGCTCGCGAGCTGCGGGGTCTATTCGCGCGGGCGCTTCGGCGCCTGGAAATACGAGGTCTCGAACCAGGACCACAGTTTCATGCAGGGGGTCGAGCTCGCCGAGCGGCTGCTCGTCGGCGGCGAGGAGCCGACGCTCCAAGATCCGGCGAAGGTCAACCGCGGCGTCTATCTCGTCGACGACGCGAGGCTCGCGAGCTCGGCCTCGAGCCGCGGCAGCGGCAGAGCATAG
- a CDS encoding glycosyltransferase family 2 protein, with protein MSLPGAPELSVVIPVYNEASGIAAVVAEWEAELDRLGLAAELQLYDDGSRDGSGETLAALAARSHRLVVRTHANRGHGPTILRGYREARGNWVAQADGDGEIPAAAFVSLWEARQGADFVLGVRQSRPQSPSRRLLSRGARLAARALAGAPIADVNCPFRLVRAPALHELLAAIPEDAAVPNVLLAALAVRRGLRWREVPVPFVGRRSGVSSLAAGKLLRLALRAVREVAGVARGRRR; from the coding sequence ATGTCTCTCCCGGGAGCGCCCGAGCTCTCGGTGGTGATCCCGGTCTACAACGAGGCGTCAGGGATCGCCGCCGTCGTCGCCGAGTGGGAGGCCGAGCTCGACCGGCTCGGTCTCGCAGCCGAGCTGCAGCTCTACGACGACGGCTCGCGTGACGGCAGTGGCGAGACGCTCGCCGCGCTCGCGGCGAGGAGCCACCGGCTCGTCGTGCGCACGCACGCCAATCGCGGGCACGGACCGACGATCTTGCGCGGCTATCGCGAGGCCCGCGGCAACTGGGTCGCCCAGGCCGACGGCGACGGCGAGATTCCGGCGGCGGCGTTCGTCTCCCTGTGGGAGGCCCGCCAGGGCGCCGACTTCGTCCTCGGGGTGCGGCAGTCGCGCCCGCAGAGCCCGAGCCGGCGGTTGCTCTCGCGCGGCGCACGCCTCGCCGCCCGAGCGCTCGCCGGCGCGCCGATCGCCGACGTCAACTGCCCCTTCCGCCTGGTTCGCGCTCCGGCACTGCACGAGCTGCTCGCGGCGATCCCCGAGGACGCCGCGGTACCGAATGTCCTGCTCGCCGCGCTCGCGGTGCGCCGCGGCCTGCGTTGGCGCGAGGTTCCGGTGCCGTTCGTCGGGCGGCGCTCCGGCGTCTCGTCGCTCGCTGCCGGCAAGCTCCTGCGCCTCGCCTTGCGGGCCGTGCGTGAAGTCGCCGGCGTGGCGCGGGGGCGCCGCCGATGA
- the mqnE gene encoding aminofutalosine synthase MqnE — translation MDAPALSSFPAPLRPIAEKVLAGVRLDAAEALACFATPHVLHLGRLADVVRRRLHGKVAYYNLNRHINPTNVCVYTYNCKFCSFAAMKGEEHAWQMSHEEIYRFAGKQGGNEVTEFHIVGGLHPDLSLDWYLEMLRGLRERFPAAHLKAFTAIEIGWFAKREKLSIEEVLRRLVEAGLGSLPGGGAEIFAPEVREVICDGKLDAEEWIEVHRTAHRLGLKSNCTMLYGHVEKPEHRVDHLLRLRELQDETGGFNAFIPLAYHPENNYMGLRYHTTGLEDLRTLATSRLVLDNIPHLKAYWVMVTPKLAQVALSFGADDLDGTVVSETIYHMAGAETAQMMPRAELERVVREAGFDPVERDTLYRPVGRAA, via the coding sequence ATGGACGCCCCCGCACTCTCCTCTTTCCCCGCGCCGCTGCGGCCGATCGCCGAGAAGGTTCTCGCCGGCGTGCGGCTCGATGCGGCCGAGGCGCTCGCCTGCTTCGCCACGCCGCACGTGCTGCATCTCGGCCGGCTCGCCGACGTGGTGCGCCGCCGGCTGCACGGCAAGGTGGCGTACTACAACCTCAACCGGCACATCAACCCGACGAACGTCTGCGTCTACACCTACAACTGCAAGTTCTGCAGCTTCGCGGCGATGAAGGGCGAAGAGCACGCCTGGCAGATGAGCCACGAGGAGATCTATCGCTTCGCCGGCAAGCAGGGGGGCAACGAGGTCACCGAGTTCCACATCGTCGGCGGACTCCATCCCGACCTTTCGCTCGACTGGTACCTCGAGATGCTGCGCGGCCTGCGCGAGCGCTTCCCGGCGGCGCACCTCAAGGCGTTCACCGCGATCGAGATCGGCTGGTTCGCCAAGCGCGAGAAGCTGTCGATCGAGGAGGTCCTGCGGCGACTGGTCGAAGCGGGGCTGGGGTCGCTGCCCGGCGGCGGCGCCGAGATCTTCGCGCCGGAAGTGCGCGAGGTGATCTGCGACGGCAAGCTCGACGCCGAGGAGTGGATCGAGGTCCACCGCACCGCGCATCGCCTGGGGCTGAAGAGCAACTGCACGATGCTCTACGGGCACGTCGAGAAGCCCGAGCACCGCGTCGACCACCTGTTGCGGTTGCGCGAGCTCCAGGACGAGACGGGCGGCTTCAACGCCTTCATCCCGCTCGCCTACCACCCCGAGAACAACTACATGGGGCTGCGCTACCACACGACCGGCCTCGAAGACCTGCGGACGCTCGCCACCTCGCGGCTGGTGCTCGACAACATCCCCCACCTCAAGGCCTACTGGGTGATGGTGACCCCGAAGCTCGCCCAGGTGGCGCTCTCTTTCGGCGCCGACGACCTCGACGGCACGGTGGTTTCCGAGACGATCTACCACATGGCCGGCGCCGAGACCGCGCAGATGATGCCGCGCGCCGAGCTCGAGCGGGTGGTCCGCGAGGCCGGCTTCGATCCGGTCGAGCGCGACACCCTCTACCGTCCGGTCGGTCGCGCGGCGTAG
- a CDS encoding deoxynucleoside kinase: MAESPTYRYLAVDGPIGVGKTTLVDLLARRFEAVRVLEDVNNPFLADFYQDRPGAAFQTQLYFILQRYKQQQEIVQRELFQRTLVSDYCFQKDRIFAYLTLSDDELMLYEKLYTVLEPQVPVPDLVIYLTADVSTCMSRIRKRQRSFEREISEEYLAELIDAYNHFFHYYNRSPLLVVDTRHLNFPTRPEDFEQLVAQLSRPIKGTEYFIPAGKR; the protein is encoded by the coding sequence TTGGCCGAAAGTCCGACCTATCGCTACCTTGCCGTCGACGGCCCGATCGGGGTCGGCAAGACGACGCTCGTCGATCTGCTGGCAAGGCGGTTCGAGGCGGTGCGGGTGCTCGAGGACGTCAACAACCCGTTCCTCGCCGACTTCTACCAGGACCGCCCCGGCGCGGCCTTCCAGACGCAGCTCTACTTCATCCTGCAGCGCTACAAACAGCAACAGGAGATCGTCCAGCGCGAGCTCTTCCAGCGCACGCTGGTCTCCGACTACTGCTTCCAGAAGGACCGGATCTTCGCCTACCTGACGCTCTCGGACGACGAGCTGATGCTCTACGAGAAGCTCTATACCGTCCTCGAGCCGCAGGTGCCGGTGCCCGACCTGGTGATCTACCTGACCGCCGACGTCTCCACCTGCATGTCGCGGATCCGCAAGCGCCAGCGCAGCTTCGAGCGCGAGATCTCCGAGGAATACCTCGCCGAGCTGATCGACGCCTACAACCACTTCTTCCACTACTACAACCGCTCGCCGCTGCTCGTCGTCGACACGCGGCACCTGAACTTCCCTACCCGGCCCGAGGACTTCGAGCAGCTCGTCGCCCAGCTCTCACGTCCGATCAAGGGCACCGAGTACTTCATCCCCGCCGGCAAGCGCTGA